The following coding sequences are from one Ammospiza nelsoni isolate bAmmNel1 chromosome 5, bAmmNel1.pri, whole genome shotgun sequence window:
- the SINHCAF gene encoding SIN3-HDAC complex-associated factor has protein sequence MFGFHKPKMYRSIEGCCICRAKSSSSRFTDSKRYEKDFQNCFGLHEARSGDICNACVLLVKRWKKLPAGSKKNWNHVVDARAGPSLKTTLKPKKMKTLSGSRIKSNQISKLQKEFKRHNSDAHSTTSSASPAQSPCYSNQSDEGSDTELSAGASRTPVFSFLDLTYWKRQKVCCGIIYKGRFGEVLIDTHLFKPCCSNKKSATEKPEQEGPQSPAISTQEEW, from the exons atGTTTGGCTTTCACAAACCGAAGATGTACCGGAGTATAGAGGGCTGCTGTATTTGCAGGGCGAAGTCTTCCAGTTCTCGCTTCACTGACAGTAAACGTTATGAAAAGGATTTCCAGAATTGTTTTGG GCTCCACGAGGCTCGCTCAGGAGATATTTGCAATGCCTGTGTTCTTTTGgtgaaaagatggaaaaaattaccagcAGGATCAAAAAAAAACTGGAATCAT GTGGTAGATGCCAGGGCTGGACCCAGCCTTAAAACAACACTGaaaccaaagaaaatgaaaaccctCTCTGGAAGCAGAATAAAGAGCAATCAAATCAGCAAACTGCAGAAGGAATTCAAGCGGCACA ATTCGGATGCCCACAGCACAACTTCAAGTGCCTCCCCAGCTCAGTCGCCCTGCTACAGCAACCAGTCGGACGAGGGCTCGGACACGGAGCTGAGCGCCGGGGCCAGCAGGACACCCGTGTTCTCCTTCCTAGATCTCACCTACTGGAAAAG GCAAAAGGTCTGCTGTGGAATTATTTACAAAGGGCGTTTTGGAGAAGTCCTCATAGACACTCATCTCTTCAAACCTTGTTGTAGCAATAAAAAGTCTGCCACTGAAAAGCCAGAACAAGAAGGACCCCAATCTCCAGCAATCTCCACCCAAGAGGAGTGGTGA